A part of Antennarius striatus isolate MH-2024 chromosome 21, ASM4005453v1, whole genome shotgun sequence genomic DNA contains:
- the chmp6b gene encoding charged multivesicular body protein 6, giving the protein MRMGNLFGKRKQTRVTEQDKAILQLKQQRDKLRQYQKRINLQLEKERVLAKQLLKNGKKEKALLLLKKKRYQDQLLDKTENQIGNLERMVQDLEFAQIERKVIEGLKVGNDCLKKMHEVMSIEEVERILDETQEGIEYQRQIDDMLAGSLSQEDEDAVLAELEAITQGDVELPEVPSDELPEVPAASERKPEKDSSKRKRELLAV; this is encoded by the exons ATGAGAATGGGCAATCTTTTTGGAAAAAGGAAGCAGACGCGTGTGACGGAACAAGACAAGGCGATTTTG CAACTGAAACAGCAAAGAGATAAGCTGAGGCAGTATCAGAAGAGGATAAACTtgcagctggagaaggagagggtTTTAGCCAAACAGCTGCtgaaaaatggcaaaaaagA gAAAGCTCTCCTTTTGCTAAAAAAGAAGCGCTACCAGGATCAACTTCTAGACAAGACAGAGAACCAGATAGGAAACCTGGAGCGCATG gTTCAAGACTTGGAATTTGCTCAGATTGAAAGAAAAGTCATTGAAGGATTGAAAGTTGGAAACGATTGTCTGAAAAAAATGCATGAG GTGATGTCTATTGAAGAAGTAGAACGGATTTTGGATGAAACCCAAGAGGGTATTGAGTACCAAAGG CAAATAGACGACATGCTAGCTGGCTCTTTGTCACAAGAAGATGAAGACGCTGTGCTGGCTGAGCTGGAGGCCATAACTCAG GGTGACGTTGAACTTCCTGAGGTTCCTTCAGATGAGCTTCCAGAAGTCCCAGCAGCCTCAGAGCGGAAACCAG aaaaagaTTCATccaaaagaaagagagaactCCTCGCTGTGTGA